A DNA window from Aquarana catesbeiana isolate 2022-GZ linkage group LG01, ASM4218655v1, whole genome shotgun sequence contains the following coding sequences:
- the LOC141124077 gene encoding uncharacterized protein — protein sequence MRDSYRKYIRHLKEARSGSGAAPRVPYMFAKDLDFLQPIVEMRETEASWEEQDVMDDQLEAQPEDQAQISLEEGPEDLSQIQSSSNLWETNPDEQSAEAIPGPSSAPAHIALPAKVPRRRPPLSQPDISERLLEMLKNMSEKVDAFLCPDTILALSFVPLIKKVKPERYFEMRSTIEQVLHSFSEPREEASFQVPYVPPPRPPLNYPRYVHYPEQHQPYPYNPPSYPSSFEKPTSIYEVRHSNIPYPIPSPIPSIRPPPSHKSWYVCAKSTWRGYTRSQHCL from the exons atgcgtgattcttaccgcaaatatatacgccatctcaaagaagcaaggagtggctcgggggcagcgcctagggtaccctatatgtttgccaaggacttagattttctgcaacccattgtggagatgaggga gacagaagctagttgggaggaacaagatgtgatggatgaccaactggaggcacaaccggaggaccaagcccagattagtttggaagaaggcccagaggatttgtcacaaatccaaagctcctcgaatctgtgggaaaccaacccagatgagcaatctgcagaggctatccctgggccctcctctgctcctgcacacattgctctgccagccaaagtgccacggaggcgaccacctctatcgcaacctgacataagtgagcgcctacttgaaatgttgaaaaacatgtctgaaaaggtggatgcttttttatgtccggatactatcctggcgctcagttttgtccctctaataaagaaagtcaaacctgagcgctactttgaaatgcgaagcactatcgaacaagtgctgcactccttctcagagccacgtgaggaagcttcatttcaagtgccatatgtgccaccaccaagacctcccctGAACTACCCCCGATACGTCCACTACCCagaacaacaccaaccttacccctataatcccccatcctatccttctagctttgaaaagccaacctccatatatgaagttagacacagtaacattccctatcccatcccatccccaattccatcaatcaggccccccccctcccacaaatCCTGGTATGTATGTGCCAAGTCAACATGGCGAGGCTACACCAGATCCCAGCACTGCCTGTGA